In Pseudomonas fluorescens, a genomic segment contains:
- the fahA gene encoding fumarylacetoacetase produces the protein MTQPTLARSWVASANGHRDFPLQNLPLGVFSIHGSAPRSGVAIGDCILDLLAVRDAFDGEALRAVDATTGGQLNAFFELGRGPRMALRERLLELLGEGSPLQAREAQVLHRAADCQMHLPAKINDYTDFYVGIEHAQNVGKLFRPDNPLLPNYKYVPIGYHGRASTIRPSGTDVRRPKGQTLPAGQAEPTFGPCARLDYELELGIWIGQGNAMGDSIAIGDAADHIAGFCLLNDWSARDIQAWEYQPLGPFLSKSFITSISPWVITAEALEPFRKAQPARPEGDPQPLPYLLDQRDQAAGAFDIELEVLLTTAAMREHNLPAHRLALSNTLHMYWTVAQLVAHHSVNGCQLQAGDLFGSGTLSGPEAGQFGSLLEMTEGGKKGVELPSGEVRRFLEDGDEVILRARCGREGFASIGFGECRGTVVAAR, from the coding sequence ATGACGCAACCAACGCTTGCCCGCAGCTGGGTCGCCAGTGCCAATGGTCACCGCGACTTCCCCCTGCAAAACCTGCCGCTGGGCGTGTTCAGTATCCATGGCTCGGCACCGCGCAGTGGCGTGGCGATTGGCGACTGTATTCTCGACCTGCTGGCCGTGCGCGATGCGTTTGACGGCGAAGCGCTTCGCGCCGTCGATGCCACCACCGGCGGACAGTTGAATGCCTTCTTCGAACTGGGCCGTGGCCCGCGCATGGCCCTGCGCGAGCGCCTGTTGGAATTACTGGGGGAGGGCAGCCCGCTGCAAGCGCGTGAGGCCCAAGTGCTGCACCGCGCCGCCGATTGCCAGATGCACTTGCCGGCGAAGATCAACGACTACACCGACTTCTACGTCGGCATCGAGCATGCGCAGAATGTCGGCAAATTGTTCCGCCCCGACAACCCCTTGCTGCCCAACTACAAGTACGTGCCGATTGGTTATCACGGCCGCGCCTCGACCATTCGCCCCTCCGGCACCGACGTGCGTCGTCCCAAAGGCCAGACCTTGCCAGCCGGCCAGGCCGAGCCGACATTCGGTCCCTGCGCGCGCCTGGATTATGAGTTGGAGCTGGGTATCTGGATCGGCCAGGGCAATGCGATGGGCGATTCGATTGCCATTGGCGATGCGGCAGACCACATCGCCGGTTTCTGCCTGCTCAACGACTGGTCGGCGCGGGATATCCAGGCCTGGGAATACCAGCCGCTGGGGCCGTTCCTGTCCAAGAGCTTTATCACCAGCATCTCGCCCTGGGTGATCACGGCCGAAGCCCTGGAGCCGTTCCGCAAGGCACAACCGGCGCGGCCTGAGGGTGACCCGCAACCGTTGCCGTACCTATTGGATCAACGCGACCAGGCGGCGGGCGCCTTCGATATCGAACTGGAAGTGCTGCTGACCACGGCCGCGATGCGCGAACACAACCTGCCAGCCCATCGCCTGGCCCTGAGCAACACCCTGCATATGTACTGGACCGTCGCGCAATTGGTGGCGCACCACAGCGTCAACGGCTGCCAGTTGCAGGCCGGTGACCTGTTCGGTTCGGGCACGTTGTCCGGGCCCGAAGCCGGGCAGTTCGGCAGCCTGCTGGAGATGACCGAGGGCGGTAAGAAAGGGGTCGAACTGCCTTCCGGCGAGGTGCGCCGATTCCTCGAGGACGGCGACGAAGTCATCCTGCGCGCCCGCTGCGGCCGCGAAGGCTTTGCGTCCATCGGGTTTGGCGAATGCCGTGGCACCGTGGTTGCGGCGCGCTAG
- the maiA gene encoding maleylacetoacetate isomerase — protein sequence MELYTYYRSTASYRVRIALALKGLDYSAVPVNLLVPPGGANHQPAYLAINPQGRVPALRTDDGELLIQSLAIIEYLEERYPQVPLLAQDLATRAHARGVASIIGCDIHPLHNSSTQNLLRQWGHDEAQVLEWIGHWISQGLAAVEQLIGDQGFCFGEQPGLADVFLIPQLYAAQRFKVPLAAYPRIGRVAALAEQHPAFVQAHPANQPDTP from the coding sequence ATGGAACTTTATACCTACTACCGCTCCACCGCATCGTACCGGGTGCGTATTGCCCTGGCCCTCAAGGGCCTGGATTACAGCGCTGTACCGGTCAACCTGCTGGTGCCGCCTGGCGGTGCCAATCACCAGCCCGCGTACCTGGCGATCAACCCGCAAGGCCGTGTGCCGGCCTTGCGCACGGATGACGGCGAGCTGTTGATTCAATCCCTGGCGATCATCGAGTACCTGGAGGAACGTTATCCACAGGTGCCGCTGCTGGCGCAGGACCTGGCGACCCGTGCCCATGCGCGCGGGGTGGCTTCGATCATCGGCTGCGATATCCACCCGCTGCACAACTCCAGTACCCAGAACCTGCTGCGCCAGTGGGGGCATGACGAGGCTCAAGTGCTGGAATGGATCGGTCATTGGATCAGCCAGGGCCTGGCTGCCGTCGAGCAGTTGATTGGCGATCAGGGTTTTTGCTTTGGCGAGCAGCCGGGGCTGGCGGATGTGTTCTTGATCCCGCAGTTGTACGCGGCGCAGCGTTTCAAGGTCCCACTGGCGGCGTACCCGCGCATCGGGCGAGTGGCGGCGTTGGCGGAGCAACATCCGGCGTTTGTGCAGGCGCATCCGGCGAACCAACCTGATACCCCATGA
- a CDS encoding putative bifunctional diguanylate cyclase/phosphodiesterase has translation MAWRHTFQTRIAGVLVLLLLVVVGATYLAVKAATSQAVENQAQVQLKTGSQVFERLLELRGRRLQYGLDWLTADGPFKQAVAEGQATPILAAVRRHGSGIRSSQVFVLGLDGKVIASTLPLLSRGQLFPYDAALRQARRSGLQMLIVAMDGRPYLLVQDEVLDPLPIARVVMGFPMDKGFAHELRSMSNLEVSFLSVQDGRPGTLFSTQPDAYQATVFNLLRDTHLERDAQITLFYGQRVLSQVLPLANNGDGDGDDVRVLLQSPLDHALESFAPLDRQFLGIALAVLLVSLAGALFLARRVSRPLNALVEAAGRIGAGDYRTPVRVRSHDEFGLLARAFNAMQSGIAVRERQLAHNALHDPLTGLPNRALAMERLGSAISARRPVVLLYLGIENYRVINEGFGPEGVEEMLREASRCLSMSLLACDTAARITGSEFLLLLENTEIDRAVARADRLYALLTEPQRIGNDELRHEVSIGIAAYPADGQQVEELIGRAAIARHDAAALPGYLQIYQQDRDLAHQRQITLIRDLRRAAVEGELFLCYQPKLDLKQGDVRQAEALLRWQHPSLGLVSPAEFIPLAERTGSMRGLTQWVIEEAIRQVGEWAQRGISIQLSVNISVDDLGDDDLATRVTTLLLQYGVLAQQLIFEITESAIMHNPQQALSVLDRLRGCGISLSVDDFGTGYSSLAQLQRLPVQELKIDQSFVRNLDSTSGDGVIVRSTIEMSHNLGLKVVAEGVEFEPSLKLLKLWHCDTAQGYLISRPLSAMAFEMWMRRERVPL, from the coding sequence ATGGCGTGGCGCCACACGTTTCAAACTCGTATCGCCGGAGTGCTGGTGTTGCTGCTGCTGGTGGTGGTCGGCGCCACCTACCTCGCCGTCAAGGCCGCCACCTCCCAGGCTGTGGAAAACCAGGCCCAGGTCCAGTTGAAGACCGGCAGCCAGGTCTTCGAACGCCTGCTGGAACTGCGGGGTCGCCGCCTGCAATACGGGCTGGATTGGCTGACCGCCGATGGCCCCTTCAAGCAAGCCGTGGCCGAGGGCCAGGCCACACCGATTCTGGCCGCCGTGCGCCGCCACGGCAGCGGTATCCGTTCCAGCCAGGTGTTTGTGCTGGGGCTCGACGGCAAGGTGATCGCCAGTACCTTGCCGCTGCTGAGTCGCGGTCAGCTGTTTCCCTACGATGCGGCGTTGCGCCAGGCACGGCGCAGTGGCTTGCAGATGTTGATCGTGGCCATGGACGGGCGACCCTACCTGCTGGTGCAGGATGAAGTGCTCGACCCGTTGCCCATTGCCCGAGTGGTCATGGGCTTCCCCATGGACAAAGGGTTCGCCCATGAATTGCGCTCCATGAGCAACCTTGAGGTGTCGTTTCTCAGTGTGCAGGACGGCCGTCCCGGCACGCTGTTCAGCACCCAGCCCGACGCCTACCAGGCCACTGTGTTCAACCTGTTGCGCGACACACACCTCGAACGTGACGCACAGATCACGTTGTTTTACGGGCAACGCGTGCTCAGCCAAGTGCTGCCGCTGGCCAATAACGGCGATGGCGATGGCGATGACGTGCGCGTGCTGCTGCAAAGTCCGCTGGACCATGCGCTGGAGTCCTTTGCTCCGCTGGACCGGCAGTTCCTCGGGATTGCCCTGGCGGTGCTGCTGGTGTCATTGGCCGGCGCGCTGTTCCTGGCGCGCCGTGTGTCACGACCGCTCAATGCGCTGGTGGAGGCGGCCGGACGCATTGGTGCCGGTGATTACCGCACGCCGGTGCGGGTGCGTAGCCACGACGAGTTCGGCCTGCTGGCCCGCGCCTTCAACGCCATGCAAAGCGGTATCGCCGTGCGCGAGCGGCAACTGGCGCATAACGCCTTGCATGACCCGCTGACCGGCCTGCCCAACCGCGCCCTGGCCATGGAGCGCCTGGGCAGTGCGATCAGTGCAAGGCGGCCGGTGGTGTTGCTGTACCTGGGCATCGAGAACTACCGGGTGATCAACGAAGGCTTCGGTCCCGAGGGCGTCGAGGAAATGCTGCGCGAAGCCAGCCGCTGTCTGTCCATGAGCCTGTTGGCCTGCGACACGGCCGCGCGCATCACCGGCAGCGAATTTCTGCTGCTGCTGGAAAACACCGAGATCGACCGCGCCGTGGCCCGCGCCGACCGGCTGTATGCACTGCTCACCGAGCCCCAACGCATTGGCAATGACGAACTGCGTCACGAAGTAAGTATCGGTATCGCTGCGTACCCCGCCGATGGCCAGCAGGTGGAAGAGTTGATCGGTCGCGCCGCCATCGCTCGTCACGATGCGGCAGCGCTGCCAGGCTACCTGCAGATCTACCAGCAGGACCGCGACCTTGCGCACCAACGTCAGATCACCTTGATCCGCGACTTGCGCCGGGCCGCCGTCGAAGGCGAACTGTTCCTCTGCTACCAGCCCAAGCTCGATCTCAAACAGGGCGACGTGCGCCAGGCCGAAGCCCTGCTGCGTTGGCAGCACCCGAGCCTGGGCCTGGTGTCTCCGGCCGAATTCATCCCCTTGGCCGAGCGCACCGGCAGCATGCGCGGCCTGACCCAGTGGGTGATCGAAGAAGCCATCCGCCAGGTGGGTGAATGGGCACAGCGCGGTATATCGATCCAGCTGTCGGTGAATATTTCGGTGGATGACCTGGGCGATGATGACCTGGCCACTCGAGTCACCACCTTGCTGCTGCAATACGGCGTATTGGCCCAGCAGTTGATTTTCGAGATCACCGAAAGCGCGATCATGCACAACCCGCAACAGGCCCTCAGTGTGCTGGACCGGTTGCGTGGTTGCGGCATCAGCCTGTCGGTGGATGACTTCGGCACCGGTTATTCGTCGTTGGCGCAATTGCAGCGCTTGCCGGTGCAGGAGTTGAAAATCGACCAGTCCTTTGTACGCAACCTCGACAGCACCAGTGGCGATGGGGTGATCGTGCGTTCCACCATCGAAATGAGCCACAACCTGGGGCTCAAGGTGGTGGCCGAAGGGGTGGAGTTCGAGCCGAGCCTCAAGCTGCTCAAACTGTGGCATTGCGACACTGCCCAGGGCTATCTGATCAGCCGGCCGCTCAGTGCCATGGCGTTCGAGATGTGGATGCGGCGCGAGCGGGTACCGCTATAA
- the hmgA gene encoding homogentisate 1,2-dioxygenase — translation MNLEYLSGFGNEFASEALPGALPVGQNSPQKAPYGLYTELFSGTAFTMVRSEARRTWLYRIQPSANHPAFVKLERQLAGGPLGAVTPNRLRWNPLELPSEPTDFIEGLVGMVANCASEKPAGISIYHYRANRSMERVFFNADGELLIVPEQGRLRIATELGVLEVEPLEIVVLPRGLKFRVELLDAQARGYVAENHGAPLRLPDLGPIGSNGLANPRDFLSPVAHYEDLKQPTTLVQKFLGELWACELDHSPLNVVAWHGNNVPYKYDLRRFNTIGTVSFDHPDPSIFTVLTSPTSVHGLANLDFVIFPPRWMVAENTFRPPWFHRNLMNEYMGLIQGVYDAKADGFLPGGASLHSCMSAHGPDGETCTKAINVELAPHKIDNTMAFMFETSQVLRPTQFALECPQLQPAYDACWASLPATFNPNRR, via the coding sequence ATGAACCTCGAATACCTGTCGGGCTTCGGCAATGAATTCGCCAGCGAAGCCCTACCCGGCGCGCTGCCCGTCGGCCAGAACTCCCCGCAAAAAGCGCCCTACGGTCTCTACACCGAACTGTTTTCCGGCACGGCCTTCACCATGGTGCGCAGCGAAGCGCGCCGTACCTGGCTGTACCGCATCCAGCCGTCGGCCAACCACCCGGCGTTCGTCAAGCTGGAGCGGCAATTGGCCGGTGGCCCGCTGGGGGCGGTCACGCCCAATCGCCTGCGCTGGAACCCGCTGGAGCTGCCGAGCGAGCCGACGGACTTTATCGAGGGACTTGTCGGCATGGTCGCCAATTGCGCGTCGGAAAAACCGGCGGGCATCAGCATCTACCACTACCGCGCCAACCGATCGATGGAGCGCGTGTTCTTCAACGCCGATGGCGAGCTGTTGATCGTGCCTGAGCAGGGCCGCTTGCGTATCGCCACCGAACTGGGGGTGCTGGAGGTCGAGCCGCTGGAAATCGTCGTACTGCCGCGCGGCCTGAAGTTCCGCGTCGAATTGCTGGATGCGCAAGCGCGTGGCTACGTCGCCGAGAACCATGGCGCACCGCTGCGCCTGCCGGACCTGGGGCCGATTGGCAGCAATGGCCTGGCCAATCCCCGCGACTTCCTGAGCCCCGTCGCCCATTACGAAGACCTCAAGCAGCCCACCACCCTGGTGCAGAAATTCCTCGGTGAACTGTGGGCCTGCGAGCTGGACCACTCGCCGCTGAACGTGGTGGCCTGGCACGGTAACAATGTGCCGTACAAATACGATCTGCGTCGCTTCAACACGATCGGCACCGTGAGCTTCGATCACCCCGACCCGTCGATCTTCACCGTATTGACCTCGCCCACCAGTGTGCATGGCTTGGCCAACCTCGACTTTGTGATCTTCCCACCGCGCTGGATGGTGGCCGAGAACACCTTCCGGCCACCGTGGTTCCACCGCAACCTGATGAACGAATACATGGGCCTGATCCAGGGCGTCTACGATGCCAAGGCCGACGGTTTCCTGCCCGGCGGTGCATCGCTGCACAGCTGCATGAGCGCCCACGGCCCGGATGGCGAGACCTGCACCAAGGCCATCAATGTCGAGCTGGCGCCCCACAAGATCGATAACACCATGGCCTTTATGTTCGAGACCAGCCAAGTGCTGCGCCCGACCCAGTTCGCCCTGGAATGCCCGCAACTGCAACCCGCTTATGACGCGTGCTGGGCCTCGCTGCCCGCCACCTTCAACCCGAACCGGAGATAA
- a CDS encoding glucose/quinate/shikimate family membrane-bound PQQ-dependent dehydrogenase: protein MSTDGASSPSRLLPRLLGVLLLIMGLALLAGGIKLTMLGGSLYYLLAGIGITLTGLLLLATRRAALGLYALVLFASTVWALWEVGLDWWQLVPRLALLFALGIVMLLPWFRRPLLRGQPAPLGTGALSVAVVLAGAAAIASQFTNPGEIKGQLDRDAVPGMASAAPAQADGDWNSYGRSAYGDRYSPLAQITAENAHKLVPAWTYRTGDIPGPNDPGETTAENTPLKVNGMLYVCTPHSQVIALDPDTGKEIWRFDPKISTEGAENFKGWAHMTCRGVSYHDDAVYASEQSPTGSASPAVAPNACPKRIFVPTADTRLIALNADTGKVCEDFGDKGQVDLRANIGSFAPGGYYSTSPPAVTKNLVVIGGHVTDNVSTDEPSGVIRAFDVHTGKLVWNWDSGNPDDTTPLAEGKTYTRNSPNMWSMFAVDEKLGMLYLPMGNQMPDQYGGDRTEDSEKYSAGLTALDIDSGHVKWTFQFTHHDLWDMDVGGQPSLIDIKTAEGVKQAVMASTKQGSIYVLDRATGQPVVPIHEVAVPQGAVAGDHTSPTQPKSDLNFMPPPLKERDMWGVTPFDQLLCRIDFKSLRYDGAFTPPSLQGSIVYPGNFGVFDWGGISVDPVRQIAFVNPSYMAFKSKLIPAADIAKQGPRISETQGVQPNKGAPYGVILEAMLSPMGLPCQAPAWGYVAAVDLTTHKTIWMHKNGTVRDSSPVPIPLTMGVPSLGGTFTTAGGVAFLSGTLDQYLRAYDVKNGKQLWEGRLPAGAQTTPMTYTGKDGKQYVLVMAGGHGSLGTKQGDYVMAFKLPD from the coding sequence ATGAGCACTGACGGTGCCTCAAGTCCAAGTCGCCTGCTGCCCAGGCTGCTTGGAGTCTTGCTGCTGATCATGGGCCTGGCCTTGCTGGCCGGGGGTATCAAGCTGACGATGCTCGGCGGGTCGCTGTACTACCTGCTGGCCGGTATCGGCATCACCTTGACCGGCCTCTTGCTGCTGGCCACCCGCCGCGCTGCGCTGGGCCTGTACGCACTGGTGCTGTTCGCCAGCACCGTGTGGGCACTTTGGGAAGTCGGCCTGGACTGGTGGCAACTGGTGCCGCGCCTGGCACTGCTGTTCGCCCTGGGTATCGTCATGTTGCTCCCATGGTTTCGCCGTCCGTTGCTGCGTGGCCAACCGGCCCCGCTGGGTACCGGCGCGCTGAGCGTGGCCGTGGTACTGGCGGGCGCCGCAGCCATCGCCAGCCAGTTCACCAACCCCGGTGAGATCAAAGGCCAGTTGGACCGCGACGCGGTACCGGGCATGGCCAGTGCGGCACCGGCCCAGGCCGATGGCGACTGGAACTCCTACGGTCGTTCCGCCTATGGCGATCGCTACTCGCCCCTGGCGCAGATCACAGCGGAAAACGCCCATAAGCTGGTCCCGGCGTGGACCTACCGCACCGGCGACATCCCCGGCCCGAACGACCCGGGTGAGACCACGGCGGAAAACACCCCGCTGAAAGTCAACGGCATGCTCTACGTATGCACCCCGCACAGCCAAGTCATCGCCCTCGACCCGGATACCGGCAAGGAAATCTGGCGTTTCGATCCGAAGATCAGCACCGAAGGTGCCGAGAACTTCAAGGGTTGGGCGCACATGACCTGCCGTGGCGTGTCGTATCACGATGACGCCGTCTACGCGTCCGAGCAGAGCCCCACCGGCAGCGCCAGCCCCGCCGTCGCGCCGAATGCCTGCCCGAAACGCATCTTCGTACCGACGGCCGACACACGCCTGATCGCCCTGAACGCCGACACCGGCAAGGTGTGCGAAGACTTCGGTGACAAAGGCCAGGTCGACCTGCGTGCCAATATCGGCAGCTTCGCCCCAGGCGGTTACTACTCCACGTCGCCACCGGCCGTGACCAAGAACCTGGTGGTGATCGGCGGCCACGTCACCGACAACGTCTCCACCGACGAACCCAGCGGCGTGATCCGCGCGTTCGACGTGCACACCGGCAAGCTGGTGTGGAACTGGGACAGCGGCAACCCCGACGACACCACGCCGCTGGCCGAGGGCAAGACCTACACCCGCAACTCGCCGAACATGTGGTCCATGTTCGCCGTGGATGAAAAGCTCGGCATGCTCTACCTGCCGATGGGCAACCAGATGCCTGACCAATACGGCGGCGACCGTACCGAAGACTCGGAAAAATACAGCGCCGGCCTGACAGCCCTGGACATCGACAGCGGCCATGTGAAGTGGACCTTCCAGTTCACCCACCATGACCTGTGGGACATGGACGTGGGCGGCCAGCCTTCGCTGATCGACATCAAGACCGCTGAAGGCGTGAAGCAAGCGGTGATGGCGTCGACCAAGCAAGGCAGCATCTACGTCCTGGACCGCGCAACCGGCCAGCCGGTGGTGCCGATCCACGAAGTGGCAGTGCCGCAAGGCGCAGTCGCTGGCGACCATACCTCGCCGACCCAACCGAAGTCCGACCTGAACTTCATGCCACCGCCGCTCAAAGAGCGCGACATGTGGGGCGTGACACCGTTCGACCAACTGCTGTGCCGTATCGACTTCAAGTCCCTGCGCTACGACGGGGCTTTCACTCCGCCATCGCTGCAAGGTTCGATCGTGTACCCAGGTAACTTCGGCGTGTTCGACTGGGGTGGCATTTCCGTCGACCCGGTACGCCAGATTGCCTTCGTGAACCCAAGCTACATGGCGTTCAAATCGAAACTGATCCCGGCCGCCGATATCGCCAAGCAAGGCCCGCGCATCAGCGAAACCCAAGGCGTACAGCCGAACAAAGGCGCGCCCTACGGCGTGATCCTCGAAGCCATGCTGTCGCCCATGGGCCTGCCGTGCCAGGCACCGGCGTGGGGATATGTGGCAGCGGTCGACCTGACCACCCACAAAACCATCTGGATGCACAAGAACGGTACCGTGCGCGACAGCTCGCCCGTGCCAATCCCCCTGACCATGGGCGTGCCTAGCCTGGGCGGCACCTTCACCACCGCCGGTGGCGTGGCGTTCCTCAGCGGTACCCTCGACCAGTACCTGCGTGCCTATGACGTGAAAAACGGCAAGCAACTGTGGGAAGGTCGCCTGCCAGCCGGCGCGCAAACCACCCCGATGACCTACACCGGCAAGGACGGCAAGCAATACGTGCTGGTCATGGCCGGCGGTCACGGTTCCCTGGGCACCAAGCAGGGTGACTACGTGATGGCGTTCAAACTGCCGGATTAA
- a CDS encoding IclR family transcriptional regulator, with amino-acid sequence MEKPRDTGKQKVRSAEVGTDILKALAELSPSTSLSRLAEHVQMPASKVHRYLQALIASGFAEQNTATNHYGLGREALRVGLAALGSMDVLKVGALPLAELRDELNETCFLAVWGNQGATVVQIEPAVRAVTVVTQLGSVLPLLSSSTGLVFSAFLPSRETVELREREIEAGIAHALADDQAYALTCEQIRQRGLHFVHGLLMPGVDALSAPVFNAVGQVAAVMTVVGPTSLFHADEDGPAAQRLLAATRAVSWRMGYQP; translated from the coding sequence ATGGAAAAGCCCCGCGACACCGGTAAACAGAAAGTCCGCTCGGCCGAAGTGGGCACCGATATCCTCAAGGCCCTGGCCGAACTGTCGCCCTCCACCTCGCTGTCGCGCCTGGCCGAACATGTGCAGATGCCGGCGAGCAAGGTGCACCGCTATCTCCAGGCGTTGATCGCCTCCGGTTTTGCCGAACAGAACACCGCCACCAACCATTACGGCCTGGGCCGCGAAGCCTTGCGCGTGGGCCTGGCCGCCCTGGGCAGTATGGACGTGTTGAAAGTCGGCGCCCTGCCCCTGGCCGAACTGCGCGACGAATTGAATGAAACCTGCTTCCTGGCGGTGTGGGGCAACCAGGGCGCGACCGTGGTGCAGATCGAGCCGGCGGTGCGCGCCGTGACGGTGGTGACGCAACTGGGCTCGGTACTGCCGCTGCTCAGCTCGTCCACCGGGCTGGTGTTCAGTGCCTTCCTGCCGTCGCGGGAAACCGTCGAATTGCGTGAACGCGAGATCGAGGCTGGCATCGCCCATGCCCTGGCCGACGACCAGGCTTATGCCCTCACCTGCGAACAGATCCGCCAGCGCGGCCTGCACTTTGTGCATGGCCTGCTGATGCCGGGGGTGGATGCATTGTCGGCGCCGGTGTTCAACGCGGTTGGCCAGGTAGCTGCGGTGATGACCGTGGTCGGCCCCACCTCACTGTTCCACGCCGACGAAGATGGCCCGGCGGCGCAGCGCTTGCTGGCGGCGACCCGGGCCGTGAGTTGGCGGATGGGCTACCAGCCCTGA
- a CDS encoding ABC transporter substrate-binding protein has translation MITLRVLGTSVTLLECLRVRAEQELGIRLVYQVHDVEQAQRIAVMQPDSYDLYDQWFHNVDFVWPARAIQPIDTRRIALWHEINDLPKRGRLSAHDRLGSGSVPSERLFVQHDGSLGSTVTERISMLPLTHNADSFAYRPERLPEGFSHGNESWGWLLDPAWSARTALQSDAAIGALDAALAVQGAGLATFKDIGNMSIEEIDVLADILVRKQKEGHFAAFWSDDEEAAQLMLSPSIDIQSLWSPTLMRLHRAGVKYRLAVPREGYRAWFGGLSLSRHAQGAVLDAAYAYLNWWLSGWPGAVMARQGYYIGNPARSRDHLSSAEWDYWYAGKPAREELLGSDGLPLIDIGEVRDGGSYEQRMGHIAVWNSVMDEHNYLVRRWGDFMRARG, from the coding sequence ATGATCACATTGCGCGTGCTCGGTACGTCGGTAACGCTGCTCGAATGCCTGCGTGTGCGGGCCGAACAGGAGTTGGGCATTCGCCTGGTGTACCAGGTGCACGATGTCGAACAGGCCCAGCGCATCGCAGTGATGCAGCCCGATAGCTACGACCTGTATGACCAGTGGTTCCACAACGTCGACTTCGTGTGGCCGGCGCGGGCAATCCAGCCCATCGACACCCGGCGCATCGCCCTGTGGCACGAGATCAACGACCTGCCCAAGCGTGGCCGCCTTTCGGCCCATGACCGCCTGGGCAGCGGCAGCGTGCCCAGCGAGCGCCTGTTCGTACAGCACGACGGCAGCCTCGGCAGCACCGTCACCGAACGCATCAGCATGTTGCCCCTGACCCACAATGCCGACAGCTTTGCCTACCGCCCCGAGCGCCTGCCCGAAGGGTTCAGCCACGGCAATGAAAGCTGGGGCTGGCTGCTCGACCCCGCCTGGAGCGCGCGCACCGCGTTGCAAAGCGACGCCGCCATCGGCGCCCTGGACGCCGCGCTGGCGGTGCAGGGCGCCGGGCTGGCGACGTTCAAGGACATCGGCAACATGAGCATCGAAGAGATCGATGTACTCGCTGACATTCTGGTGCGCAAGCAGAAGGAAGGGCACTTCGCGGCGTTCTGGTCGGACGATGAAGAAGCCGCGCAATTGATGCTCAGCCCGAGCATCGATATCCAGAGCCTGTGGTCGCCCACGTTGATGCGCTTGCACCGGGCGGGGGTGAAGTACCGTCTGGCGGTGCCCCGCGAAGGCTATCGCGCCTGGTTCGGCGGCCTGTCCCTGTCGCGGCATGCCCAGGGGGCGGTGCTGGATGCGGCATATGCGTATCTCAATTGGTGGTTGTCCGGTTGGCCGGGCGCGGTGATGGCGCGCCAGGGTTACTACATCGGCAACCCGGCGCGCAGTCGCGACCACCTGAGCAGCGCCGAATGGGATTACTGGTATGCCGGCAAACCTGCCCGTGAGGAATTGCTCGGCAGCGATGGCTTGCCGCTGATTGATATCGGCGAAGTGCGCGACGGCGGTTCCTATGAGCAACGCATGGGGCATATCGCCGTGTGGAACTCGGTGATGGATGAGCACAACTACCTGGTGCGTCGTTGGGGGGACTTTATGCGCGCCCGTGGCTGA